From the bacterium genome, the window GCCGGCGGACTCGTGGGAGATGCAGCGGACGCGGCCCGGCTCGATGGTGAGCGGCTTGTTATCGGGGGGGGGCCCCTCGTAGTGGACACTGACCACCGCCTCCTCACCCGCGCCGAGCGGCGGGTCCAGGCTCACGGTGAAGAAGCCGTCCTGTGTCCGGGTGAAGTCCGCCGGGACGCCGTCGTAGAGGCAGCCCGTGATGGTGAGCTCCTCCGAGAGCTGGAGGACCAGCTTCGCCTGACTCCCCTCGGAGGGGGTGATGCGCCAGTCGGCGTGGCCGGCGAGGGTCCCGACCTGGGGGAAGAACTCGAGGACGAGGTCCAGGTGCAGGAGGTCGGACCCCGAGGGCGGCGGCTCGGGCAGCGGCCCCATGTCGCTCTGCCCCTTGAGGGCCAGCTCCATGAGGCGCGGGGGCGTCGGGTCTAAAAGGAGGGGGTTGCCCAGGGGGGGTTCGAGGGGGTTCGAGGCGGGGGCGACCAGGGCGCAGAAGAGAACCAGGAGCGTTATCCGCCCGACCATGATCACCTCAAATCCGACCGCCGTTGGCGGCCAGTTTCTCCTGCAAGGCCCGTTCCACCGCCGGGGGAACGAAGTGGGACAGGTCGCCGCCCAGGCGCGCTATCTCCTTGACCAGACTGGAGTTCAGGTATGTGTAAATTTCCGACGGCATGAGGAAGAGCGTCTCGAACTGGGGGAACAGGCGGCGGTTGGCCAGCGCCATGCGGAACTCGTCCTCGAAGTCGCTCACGCCGCGCACCCCGCGGATGACCAGGTGGATGCCGACCTCGCGGGCGAAGTCCACCAGCAGGCCCGGGAAGGCCAGCACGCTGACGCGGTCGCCGTACCCGCCGACGGCCTCCGCCATCATGGCCGTCCGCTCATCGGTGGAGAAGAGCAGCCCCTTGGGCGGATTACCCGCCACCGCCACCACCAGGTGCTCACAGATGTGCAGCGCCCGCTGGACGATGTCCAGGTGGCCGTTGGTCACCGGGTCGAAGGTGCCCGGAAAGATGGCCTGCTTCAAAATGATCCTCCCCGGAGGTTCTTCATTTTTTCACCCCCACGGCGAAGTGGGGGCACCAGACGCCGAAGATTTTATCCCGTAAAAAGAGCCGGAGCCGCACCGCCAGCGACCTCACCTGCCAGATTTTCGGCAGCGGCGGCTTCACCCGTCCCCGGGCGACGACCTCGAACCCGCACTGACCCAAGAGACGGCGGAGCGCCTCGGGCGTGTAAGGGCGGACGTGCTCCGGGTCGTCCCAG encodes:
- the coaD gene encoding pantetheine-phosphate adenylyltransferase, with amino-acid sequence MKQAIFPGTFDPVTNGHLDIVQRALHICEHLVVAVAGNPPKGLLFSTDERTAMMAEAVGGYGDRVSVLAFPGLLVDFAREVGIHLVIRGVRGVSDFEDEFRMALANRRLFPQFETLFLMPSEIYTYLNSSLVKEIARLGGDLSHFVPPAVERALQEKLAANGGRI